In Plasmodium malariae genome assembly, chromosome: 11, the following proteins share a genomic window:
- the NDK gene encoding nucleoside diphosphate kinase, putative has translation MVKPDGVQRGLVGVIIKRFERKGYKLIALKMLNPTKEILKEHYKELSDKPFFNTLVDYMSKGPVVAMVWEGMEIVKQGRKMIGETNPLNSNTGSIRGDYCLEVSRNAIHGSDSVASANREINIWFKADELVQWKHHTNSWVYVQS, from the coding sequence ATGGTTAAACCTGACGGTGTACAGAGAGGATTAGTTGGTGTAATAATAAAGCGTTTTGAAAGAAAGGGGTATAAATTGATAgctttaaaaatgttaaatcCAACAAAGGAAATACTAAAGGAACATTATAAGGAGTTGTCTGACAagcctttttttaataccttAGTAGATTATATGAGTAAGGGACCTGTTGTAGCTATGGTTTGGGAGGGAATGGAAATTGTAAAGCAAGGTAGAAAAATGATAGGTGAAACGAACCCATTAAACAGTAACACAGGAAGTATTCGAGGAGATTACTGCTTAGAAGTAAGTAGGAATGCAATTCACGGTAGTGACTCAGTTGCATCAGCTAACAgagaaattaatatatggTTTAAAGCAGATGAATTAGTGCAATGGAAACATCACACGAACTCCTGGGTTTATGTTCAGTCCTAA
- the RHOP148 gene encoding rhoptry protein RHOP148, putative has product MNDISLEQITLQLDFLKGLDLFCIFKFIITNDIEIYREESYNILINIINSYKIINIEESNHIFSDNQKIYEKYFYNYRKGPSKKRGVSIPRIGSSNSCSGSNGSTSGSSITTKGKNISSNDNIINSSGSSATTPCSNQYNAQAIQRSKTKVKSSKDVKNAKIQDIYMNDSLFSKNMYNKKLFEFFKFPKSKKVAEYVNMVCVNRLIKEPLNMNLSFVKFDKKKKKRKKRRRRGNKNNSRELYIKNKCKYNSDSGIVNKKMKSTCSCCYETKENYKELSKNFKKLFNETDISVSDSSEILSTLKISFAKTHENNYLDMNCSNSDDDSAYDYDYYSETTTMQENQKEQKNVKLQNKFLSLKLSMYNSSLLKNRGEHGDENENENENGNNNGFGIKSIINEDDTNRSNNIRNCDTYVSKFYDETNLCFKHYYDIHNILNRDPNGLRKIKIMLKKDIGTISISPFFINFDCTRIFKNVCKAFNLSKYDYKKQSIHQIINLCFNTENSLAILKNIFLDDLYKQQKVYVNELNNKKNYRKKEHNIRKKNTESVLDILDDEKRINVLYFINRFLYSQKTPLSNLFRDYTLSLHSQKNVYNRVCSNMCSGTRDDMHDVCNNPLDNQSEDPPFDELTIDYLIFLMIFEKKIDQKFYKFLIRKINKCKINITKNISNKNDSSSDFRPNIDYDLEKETEQNIATAILNVHNSYKRESNDNSLSTVTRNSREQSRKGNTKECEIIGDHTRLHINNGTENNVDILIDLNSLGDMSNMTNMTNKSNMTNMENMVNITNLTDITDVTDVTDTTNMTHITGMSNITGMSNITGMSNIVGMSSMGDVRSVCSVDSASCVSNPDSLPSSYNLTKVRIVNNSKEQSTGIPANDEVSPVTLTKESNFCNGEEKLSKLLITENTANEKKKKKKEKSFVNKTEVQYCNEGSGGYELNSQNGCNVKSGISSCINNGIQIGINRCSKGSDQANGSACGKMDGDAEEEEEYMDDIEAKTSMENEIILLKCIRPFPTIYWLINKNICGYISHLEKVNIIKNIENFINRKSEDFNLLRYYLIYDHLKYIVIRLRHINKKILIFFYNIFLNTDNFLRQYTNNTNDEETHIINSTYNNSFELNPIILNVCLQKYNINLHVVLEIMRKINTLRIKGIGGISNFLTLKCMHLYFASHLSYPNTIGYILEECLKS; this is encoded by the coding sequence ATGAACGATATTTCGTTAGAGCAAATAACGTTGCAGCTTGATTTCCTGAAGGGACTAGACTTGTTTTGCATTTTCAAGTTCATCATAACAAATgatattgaaatatatagGGAGGAGtcatataacattttaataaatattatcaattcgtataaaattattaatatagaGGAGtcaaatcatatattttcagataaccaaaaaatatatgagaaATACTTTTACAACTATAGAAAAGGGCCATCAAAAAAGAGGGGTGTTTCGATCCCACGCATTGGAAGCAGCAACAGCTGTAGTGGCAGCAATGGTAGCACCAGTGGAAGCAGCATTACTACTAAGGGAAAAAACATAAGTAGCAATGATAACATCATCAACAGCAGTGGAAGCAGTGCAACCACTCCATGTTCAAATCAGTACAATGCTCAGGCCATCCAGAGGAGTAAGACGAAAGTGAAGTCAAGTAAAGATGTGAAAAATGCAAAGATACAGGATATTTACATGAACGACTCCCtgttttctaaaaatatgtacaacaaaaaattgtttgaattttttaaatttcctAAGAGTAAGAAAGTAGCTGAGTATGTAAATATGGTTTGCGTCAATAGGTTGATAAAAGAACCATTAAATATGAACTTAAGTTTTGtaaaatttgataaaaaaaaaaaaaaaagaaaaaaaagaaggagaagaggtaataaaaataactcaagagaattatatataaaaaataaatgcaaataTAATAGTGACTCAGGTATTGTAAACAAAAAGATGAAAAGTACATGTAGTTGTTGTTATGAGActaaagaaaattataaagagttatcaaaaaattttaaaaaattatttaatgaaacaGATATTTCTGTTTCGGATTCATCTGAGATATTAtctacattaaaaatatcctTTGCTAAAACTCATGAAAATAATTACCTAGATATGAATTGTAGTAATTCAGATGATGACTCTGCTTATGATTATGATTATTACAGTGAAACGACAACTATGCAAGAAAATCAAAAGGAACAAAAGAACGTTAAACTTCAGAATAAATTTCTATCACTCAAGTTATCCATGTACAACTCCAGCCTACTCAAAAATAGAGGGGAACACGGGGATGAAaacgaaaatgaaaatgaaaatgggAACAATAATGGGTTCGGAATCAAGAGTATAATAAATGAGGACGACACTAATCGAAGCAACAACATTCGAAACTGTGACACCTACGTGAGCAAATTCTACGACGAGACAAATCTTTGCTTTAAGCATTACTATGATATTCACAATATTCTTAATAGGGATCCTAATGGattaaggaaaataaaaattatgttaaaaaaagatattggTACAATAAGCATATccccattttttattaattttgattGTACCAGaatattcaaaaatgttTGTAAAGCTTTTAACTTGAGCAAATATGATTACAAAAAACAAAGCATACatcaaataattaatttatgcTTTAACACAGAAAATTCGTTAGCTATATTGAAAAACATTTTCCTAGATGATTTATACAAACAACAAAAAGTATATGTCAATGAACtgaataacaaaaaaaattatagaaaaaaagaacataatataaggaaaaaaaatacagaaagtgtattagatatattggatgatgaaaaaagaattaatgtcttatattttattaaccgatttttatattcacaaAAAACGCCCTTATCGAATTTGTTTAGAGATTACACACTTAGTTTGCACAGTCAGAAAAATGTGTATAACAGGGTGTGCAGCAATATGTGTAGTGGTACACGTGATGATATGCATGATGTATGTAATAACCCGCTTGACAATCAGAGTGAAGACCCCCCTTTTGACGAATTAACCATTGACTACTTAATCTTCTTAAtgatttttgaaaaaaaaatagatcaaaaattttataaatttcttattcgaaaaattaataagtgcaaaataaacattacaaaaaatattagtaacAAAAATGACAGCAGTTCGGATTTCCGTCCGAACATTGACTATGATCTTGAAAAGGAAACAGAGCAAAATATAGCGACTGCCATATTGAACGTACACAATAGTTATAAAAGAGAGTCAAACGATAATAGTCTTTCCACGGTTACTAGAAATTCTCGTGAACAGTCAAGAAAGGGAAATACAAAGGAGTGTGAAATAATTGGCGATCATACGAGGctacatattaataatggCACCGAAAATAATGTAGACATTTTGATTGACCTGAACAGTTTAGGAGATATGTCAAATATGACAAATATGACAAATAAGTCAAATATGACGAATATGGAAAATATggtaaatataacaaatttgACAGATATAACAGATGTAACAGATGTAACAGATACGACAAATATGACACATATAACAGGTATGTCCAATATAACAGGTATGTCCAATATAACAGGTATGTCCAATATAGTAGGTATGTCCAGTATGGGAGATGTGCGCAGTGTATGCAGTGTGGACAGCGCGAGCTGTGTAAGCAACCCCGACAGCTTGCCGAGTTCCTACAACTTGACCAAGGTAAGGATTGTAAATAACTCTAAAGAACAAAGCACTGGTATACCGGCTAACGACGAAGTTTCGCCAGTAACATTGACAAAAGAAAGCAATTTTTGCAATGGGGAAGAGAAGCTATCGAAATTATTGATCACTGAAAATACAgcaaatgaaaagaaaaaaaaaaaaaaagaaaaaagttttGTTAATAAAACAGAAGTGCAGTACTGTAATGAGGGTAGCGGTGGTTATGAGCTAAATTCGCAAAATGGATGCAACGTTAAAAGCGGGATTAGTAGTTGTATTAATAACGGCATACAAATCGGCATCAATAGGTGCAGTAAGGGCAGTGACCAAGCGAATGGCAGTGCATGCGGCAAAATGGATGGGGATGCGGAGGAGGAGGAGGAATATATGGACGATATAGAAGCCAAAACGAGTAtggaaaatgaaataatattactaaaatGCATTAGACCATTTCCTACAATTTACTggttaattaataaaaatatatgtggcTATATATCTCACCTAGAAaaagttaatataattaaaaatatagaaaattttataaatcgAAAAAGTGAAGATTTTAATTTGCTTagatattatttaatatatgatcATCTGAAATATATAGTAATCCGTTTAAGacatataaataagaaaattttaatatttttttataatattttcttaaatacGGACAATTTTTTAAGACAGTATACTAATAATACTAACGATGAAGAAACCCATATTATAAATAGTACATACAATAACTCCTTTGAATTAAATCccattatattaaatgtttgcttacaaaagtataatattaacTTACATGTCGTTTTAGaaataatgagaaaaattAACACATTAAGAATAAAAGGAATTGGTGGCatatcaaattttttaacattaaaatGTATGCACCTTTATTTTGCATCTCATTTGTCATACCCGAACACCATCGGGTATATCTTGGAGGAGTGTTTAAAGTCTTAA